In Aythya fuligula isolate bAytFul2 chromosome 27, bAytFul2.pri, whole genome shotgun sequence, a single window of DNA contains:
- the PRNP gene encoding major prion protein homolog — translation MARLLVTCWLVALLLGACTDVALSKKGKGKPSGGGWGTGSHRQPSYPRQPGYPQNPGYPHNPGYPHNPGYPHNPGYPQNPGWGYNPSSGGNYHHQKPWKPPKTNFKHVAGAAAAGAVVGGLGGYAMGRVMSGMHYHFDSPDEYRWWNENSARYPNRVFYRDYTSPVSQDAFVADCFNITVTEYNIGPAAKKNGSEAGPGANQTETEMETKVVTKVIREMCVQQYREYRLASGIRLHPADAWLALLLLLATLFAIH, via the coding sequence ATGGCCAGGCTCCTCGTCACCTGCTGGCTGGTGGCCCTGCTCCTTGGTGCCTGCACTGACGTTGCCCTCTCCAAGAAGGGTAAAGGCAAACCCAGTGGGGGTGGCTGGGGCACTGGGAGCCACCGCCAGCCCAGCTACCCCCGCCAGCCTGGCTACCCCCAGAATCCTGGTTATCCCCACAACCCGGGGTATCCCCACAACCCGGGGTACCCCCATAACCCAGGGTACCCCCAGAACCCCGGCTGGGGATACAACCCATCCAGCGGAGGAAACTATCACCACCAAAAGCCATGGAAACCCCCGAAGACCAACTTCAAGCAtgtggctggggcagcagcagcaggtgccgtggtggggggcttggggggctACGCCATGGGGCGCGTCATGTCAGGGATGCATTACCACTTCGACAGCCCAGACGAGTACAGGTGGTGGAACGAGAACTCAGCGCGTTATCCCAACCGGGTTTTCTACCGGGATTACACCAGCCCTGTGTCACAGGACGCGTTCGTTGCTGACTGTTTCAACATCACAGTGACTGAGTACAACATTGGCCCCGCTGCCAAGAAGAACGGCTCGGAGGCTGGCCCAGGGGCAAACCAAACAGAGACGGAGATGGAGACCAAGGTGGTGACAAAAGTGATACGTGAGATGTGCGTGCAGCAGTACCGCGAGTACCGCCTGGCCTCGGGCATCCGGCTGCACCCGGCCGATGCTTGgctcgccctcctcctcctgcttgcTACCCTCTTTGCCATACACTGA